In Prescottella soli, a genomic segment contains:
- a CDS encoding 3-hydroxyacyl-CoA dehydrogenase has protein sequence MTDIRKVTVLGAGVLGSQIAFQTAFTGFDVVSYDIDDKALEAARGRFAGLVDTYRKEVPGADDGSAAATPGRITLTSDLDAAVADADLVIEAIPEILSLKQDTYRRIGSAAPERTIFATNSSTLLPSDLADATGRPDRFLALHFANRVWSSNTAEIMGTERTDPEVYRRVVDFATAIGMVPIELHKEKAGYVLNSLLVPFLNSAATLAAGGYAEPADVDKTWKIATGAPLGPFQILDIIGLTTPYNIMAHGDAASQKLAVWLKENYLDKGKLGVASGEGFYRYTD, from the coding sequence ATGACGGACATTCGGAAGGTCACTGTGCTGGGCGCCGGAGTTCTCGGTTCCCAGATCGCATTTCAGACAGCCTTCACGGGCTTCGACGTCGTCTCGTACGACATCGACGACAAGGCGCTCGAGGCGGCGCGCGGACGTTTCGCGGGCCTGGTCGACACCTATCGCAAGGAGGTTCCCGGCGCGGACGACGGCAGCGCCGCCGCAACGCCCGGCCGCATCACGCTGACGTCCGATCTCGACGCGGCGGTCGCAGACGCGGATCTCGTGATCGAGGCGATTCCCGAGATCCTCTCGCTCAAGCAGGACACGTACCGCCGGATCGGCAGCGCCGCGCCTGAGCGGACGATCTTCGCGACGAACTCGTCGACGCTGCTGCCGAGCGACCTCGCGGACGCCACCGGCCGCCCCGACCGGTTCCTGGCGCTGCACTTCGCGAACCGGGTGTGGAGTTCCAACACCGCGGAGATCATGGGCACCGAGCGGACCGATCCCGAGGTGTACCGGCGGGTGGTCGACTTCGCGACCGCGATCGGCATGGTGCCGATCGAACTGCACAAGGAGAAGGCCGGCTACGTGCTGAACTCACTGCTCGTGCCGTTCCTCAACTCGGCTGCGACCCTTGCGGCCGGCGGCTACGCCGAACCGGCCGACGTCGACAAGACCTGGAAGATCGCCACGGGCGCGCCTCTGGGACCGTTCCAGATCCTCGACATCATCGGCCTCACCACGCCGTACAACATCATGGCGCACGGCGACGCGGCCTCGCAGAAGCTGGCCGTGTGGCTCAAGGAGAACTACCTCGACAAGGGCAAGCTCGGCGTCGCGTCCGGCGAGGGCTTCTACCGCTACACGGACTGA
- a CDS encoding acyl-CoA synthetase: MLLTSLDPLAVARGDDMPDAVRIGDTTLSRTDILGAAGALAKRIGGARRVAVLATPTPATIIAIVGSLLAGVTVVPVPPDSGPAEREHILSDSGAQAWLGQAPDDTTLPVVPVRVHARDWHTHPEPNPSSIAFVLYTSGTTGAPKGVLLSRRAIAAGVDAMAEAWDWTSKDVLAHGLPLFHVHGLILGVMGALRVGSRLIHTVKPTPKAYADAARAGGTLFFGVPTVWSRIVEDEESARALGTARLLVSGSAALPVPVFERMRELTGLTPIERYGMSETMLTISTRVDGERRPGWVGLPVRGVETRLRDERGGDVPHDGESIGGLQVRGPMLFDGYLNRPDATEEAWTDDGWFKTGDVAAIDEGGFHRIVGRESTDLIKSGGFRIGAGEIETVLLGYPGVKEAAVVGLPDTDLGQRIVAFVVGDGFDEATLIEHVASQLSVHKRPREVRIVESLPRNAMGKVQKKLLAADSTPPAS; encoded by the coding sequence GTGCTGCTGACATCGCTCGACCCCCTCGCCGTCGCGCGCGGCGACGACATGCCCGACGCCGTCCGGATCGGCGATACCACCCTCTCGCGCACCGACATCCTCGGTGCCGCCGGAGCGCTGGCCAAGCGAATCGGTGGCGCGCGGCGTGTCGCGGTCCTCGCGACACCGACTCCCGCCACGATCATCGCGATCGTGGGTAGCCTGCTCGCGGGCGTCACGGTCGTTCCGGTGCCGCCGGATTCGGGCCCGGCCGAGCGCGAGCACATTCTCTCCGATTCCGGAGCCCAGGCGTGGCTCGGTCAGGCCCCCGACGACACCACCCTGCCGGTCGTCCCGGTGCGTGTGCACGCCCGGGACTGGCACACCCATCCGGAACCGAACCCGTCGTCGATCGCGTTCGTGCTGTACACCTCCGGGACCACGGGCGCCCCCAAGGGGGTACTGCTCAGCCGCCGCGCCATCGCGGCGGGCGTCGACGCCATGGCCGAGGCCTGGGACTGGACGTCGAAGGACGTGCTGGCGCACGGTCTTCCCCTGTTCCACGTCCACGGGCTGATCCTCGGGGTGATGGGCGCACTCCGGGTGGGTAGCCGACTGATCCACACCGTCAAGCCGACGCCGAAGGCCTACGCGGACGCCGCCCGCGCCGGCGGCACGCTGTTCTTCGGGGTGCCGACCGTGTGGTCGCGGATCGTCGAGGACGAAGAGTCGGCCCGCGCGCTCGGTACCGCCCGACTGCTGGTGTCCGGCAGTGCCGCGCTGCCGGTCCCGGTCTTCGAGCGGATGCGGGAACTCACCGGACTGACTCCGATCGAGCGGTACGGCATGAGCGAGACGATGTTGACGATCAGCACCCGTGTCGACGGTGAGCGCCGCCCCGGCTGGGTGGGGCTGCCGGTGCGCGGGGTGGAGACGCGACTGCGCGACGAGCGCGGGGGAGACGTGCCGCACGACGGCGAGAGCATCGGCGGGCTGCAGGTCCGCGGCCCGATGCTGTTCGACGGCTACCTGAACCGCCCCGACGCGACCGAGGAGGCATGGACCGACGACGGCTGGTTCAAGACCGGTGACGTCGCGGCCATCGACGAGGGCGGGTTTCACCGCATCGTCGGACGGGAGTCGACCGACCTGATCAAGTCCGGGGGCTTCCGCATCGGCGCGGGTGAGATCGAGACGGTGCTGCTCGGATACCCGGGGGTGAAAGAGGCAGCCGTCGTCGGGCTGCCGGACACCGACCTCGGCCAGCGCATCGTGGCGTTCGTCGTCGGTGACGGCTTCGACGAAGCGACGCTGATCGAGCATGTCGCATCGCAGCTCTCGGTGCACAAGCGGCCGCGTGAGGTGCGGATCGTCGAGTCGCTGCCACGCAACGCGATGGGCAAGGTCCAGAAGAAGCTGCTCGCCGCGGATTCGACACCACCGGCATCGTAA
- a CDS encoding proline dehydrogenase family protein has product MTPGVLSNPLRPAILAAARSTRVKNAVTRAPVTKSIVRRFVAGETLADAMAAASILLVSGRSVSIDYLGEDTLDAGQARDTVVAYLELLGELGRLPQAGADGVRPLEVSVKLSALGQGLPVDGDKIALDHAHTICAAAHEHGVWVTVDAEDHTRTDSTLSIVRELRADFPFLGTVLQAYLRRTEGDCRDQAGAGSRIRLCKGAYREPESVAFQSRADVDSSYARCLAILMRGDGYPMVATHDPALIGSVDGLLAETGRGARDFEHQMLFGIRDLEQGRLVDAGRRVRVYVPYGVQWYGYFMRRLAERPSNLKFFLRSTLTRR; this is encoded by the coding sequence ATGACGCCTGGCGTCCTGTCGAATCCGCTGCGGCCGGCGATCCTCGCGGCCGCGCGGTCGACCCGGGTCAAGAACGCGGTGACGCGGGCGCCGGTGACGAAGTCGATCGTGCGGCGCTTCGTCGCGGGGGAGACGCTCGCCGACGCGATGGCCGCGGCGTCGATCCTGCTCGTCTCGGGGCGGTCGGTGAGCATCGACTACCTCGGCGAGGACACGCTGGACGCCGGTCAGGCCCGAGACACCGTCGTCGCGTACCTCGAGTTGCTGGGCGAGTTGGGGCGGTTGCCGCAGGCCGGTGCCGACGGGGTGCGCCCGCTGGAGGTGTCGGTGAAGCTGTCGGCGCTGGGGCAGGGGCTGCCGGTGGACGGGGACAAGATCGCCCTCGATCACGCCCACACGATCTGCGCGGCCGCGCACGAGCACGGGGTGTGGGTGACCGTCGACGCCGAGGACCACACCCGGACCGATTCGACGCTGTCGATCGTGCGCGAGCTGCGCGCGGACTTCCCGTTTCTCGGCACGGTGCTTCAGGCGTACCTGCGGCGGACCGAGGGCGACTGCCGGGACCAGGCGGGCGCGGGCTCGCGGATCCGGCTCTGCAAGGGCGCCTACCGCGAGCCCGAGTCGGTGGCGTTCCAGTCCCGCGCCGACGTGGACTCGTCGTACGCGAGGTGCCTGGCGATCCTGATGCGCGGCGACGGCTACCCGATGGTCGCCACCCACGATCCGGCACTCATCGGCTCGGTGGACGGACTGCTCGCGGAAACCGGCAGGGGAGCACGAGATTTCGAACACCAGATGCTGTTCGGAATCCGCGACCTCGAACAGGGGAGGCTGGTCGACGCCGGACGCCGGGTGCGGGTCTACGTGCCGTACGGCGTGCAGTGGTACGGGTACTTCATGCGCCGACTCGCGGAGCGGCCGTCGAACCTGAAGTTCTTCCTGCGGTCGACGCTCACGCGACGCTGA
- the pruA gene encoding L-glutamate gamma-semialdehyde dehydrogenase: MDAVTHVPAPYNEPVHSYAPGSPERDRLTRALADHSSAVLEIPHVIGGEHRHGTGEPMEVVQPHRHSAILGTYTNATYDDASAAIDAATAAAPAWRELPFDERAAVLLRAADLLSGPWREKLAAATMLGQSKSVQQAEIDAPCELVDFWRFNVHFARQILAEQPISSPGVWNRLEYRPLEGFVYAITPFNFTAIAGNLPTAPALMGNTVIWKPSPTQTLAAYWTLRLLEVAGLPPGVINLLTGDGLAVSDVALRDPRLAGIHFTGSTATFQHLWREVGSNIAGYRSYPRLVGETGGKDFVVAHASADPAVLSTALIRGAFEYQGQKCSAASRAYVPRSLWAGMKDQFLAEVDALTYGDVGDLENFGGALIDRRAYDKSVAAIERARGAAGVEIAVGGKYDDSVGYFVRPIVLLVDDPRDEALAKEYFGPILSVHLYDDSAPGAFADVLTAVDTAAPYALTGAVVANDRDAVEQASAALRFTAGNFYVNDKPTGAVVGQQPFGGGRASGTNDKAGSPLNLLRWVSARTIKETFVPPTDHRYPHMGPERGR, from the coding sequence ATGGATGCCGTCACGCACGTACCGGCGCCGTACAACGAGCCGGTCCACTCCTACGCGCCGGGCAGCCCCGAGCGCGATCGATTGACCAGGGCGCTGGCGGACCACTCGTCCGCGGTCCTCGAGATCCCGCACGTCATCGGCGGCGAACACCGCCACGGCACCGGGGAGCCGATGGAAGTGGTTCAACCACACCGGCATTCCGCAATCCTCGGTACCTACACGAATGCGACGTACGACGACGCGAGCGCCGCGATCGACGCCGCGACCGCGGCCGCCCCCGCGTGGCGGGAATTGCCGTTCGACGAGCGGGCGGCGGTCCTGCTGCGCGCCGCCGATCTGCTGTCGGGGCCGTGGCGGGAGAAGTTGGCCGCCGCGACGATGCTGGGGCAGTCCAAGTCGGTGCAGCAGGCCGAGATCGACGCCCCGTGCGAGCTGGTGGACTTCTGGCGGTTCAACGTGCACTTCGCCCGGCAGATCCTCGCCGAGCAGCCGATCTCGTCGCCGGGGGTGTGGAACCGGCTCGAGTACCGGCCGCTCGAAGGGTTCGTGTACGCGATCACCCCGTTCAACTTCACCGCGATCGCCGGGAATCTGCCGACGGCTCCGGCGTTGATGGGGAACACGGTGATCTGGAAGCCGTCGCCGACGCAGACGCTCGCCGCCTACTGGACGCTGCGACTGCTGGAGGTGGCAGGGCTGCCGCCGGGAGTGATCAATCTGCTCACCGGTGACGGTCTCGCGGTTTCCGATGTGGCGCTGCGTGATCCGCGGCTGGCCGGGATCCACTTCACCGGCTCGACCGCGACGTTCCAGCACCTGTGGCGCGAGGTGGGATCCAACATCGCGGGCTACCGCAGCTACCCGCGTCTGGTGGGCGAGACCGGGGGCAAGGACTTCGTGGTCGCCCACGCGTCGGCCGATCCGGCGGTGCTGTCGACGGCCCTGATCCGCGGCGCGTTCGAGTACCAGGGGCAGAAGTGTTCGGCCGCGTCGCGCGCGTACGTCCCGCGGTCGCTGTGGGCCGGGATGAAGGATCAGTTCCTCGCCGAGGTCGACGCCCTCACGTACGGCGACGTCGGCGATCTCGAGAACTTCGGTGGCGCGCTGATCGACCGCCGTGCCTACGACAAGAGCGTCGCGGCGATCGAGCGCGCTCGGGGCGCCGCGGGGGTGGAGATCGCGGTCGGCGGCAAGTACGACGACAGCGTCGGGTACTTCGTGCGGCCCATCGTGCTGCTCGTGGACGATCCCCGGGACGAGGCGCTGGCGAAGGAGTACTTCGGTCCGATCCTCTCGGTGCACCTGTACGACGACTCGGCCCCGGGCGCGTTCGCCGACGTCCTCACTGCGGTCGACACCGCGGCGCCGTATGCGCTCACCGGTGCGGTCGTCGCGAACGATCGGGATGCCGTCGAACAAGCTTCGGCCGCGCTGCGTTTCACGGCGGGCAACTTCTACGTCAACGACAAGCCGACCGGTGCTGTGGTGGGGCAGCAGCCGTTCGGGGGCGGGCGGGCGTCGGGCACCAACGACAAGGCCGGCTCGCCGCTGAACCTGCTGCGGTGGGTGTCGGCGCGAACGATCAAGGAGACGTTCGTCCCGCCGACCGATCACCGCTACCCGCACATGGGGCCGGAGCGCGGTCGATGA
- the dapC gene encoding succinyldiaminopimelate transaminase, translated as MPRISVAKTLPDFPWDSLASAKEKAAAHPDGIVNLSVGTPVDPVAPVIQEALSSVAAVPGYPTTHGTDALREATAASLGRRYGMTGVDPAAILPVIGTKEAIAWLPSLLGLGADDLVVIPEVAYPTYEVGALLAGARVLRADGTAQLGPEKPALIFVNSPSNPTGKVLGVEHLRKVVEFARERGAIVASDECYLGLTWEAEAVSILDPRVCGGDHTGLIAIHSLSKTSNLASYRAGFLAGDPALIAELLEVRKHAGMMMPTPIQAAMAAALTDDDQEKAQRERYRERREVLLAAVRAAGFTVDDSEAGLYLWATRGEECRATVDWFAERGILVAPGDFYGPRGQKHVRIALTASDERIEAAAARLS; from the coding sequence TTGCCGCGCATCTCTGTAGCCAAGACCCTGCCCGACTTCCCGTGGGATTCCCTCGCGTCCGCGAAGGAGAAGGCGGCCGCGCATCCCGACGGCATCGTCAACCTGTCGGTCGGGACGCCCGTCGACCCCGTGGCTCCGGTCATCCAGGAGGCGCTGTCGTCGGTGGCGGCCGTGCCCGGCTATCCGACGACGCACGGCACCGATGCGCTGCGTGAGGCGACGGCGGCGTCGCTGGGGCGCCGCTACGGGATGACCGGTGTCGATCCCGCGGCCATCCTGCCCGTGATCGGCACCAAGGAGGCCATCGCGTGGCTGCCGAGCCTGCTCGGGCTGGGCGCGGACGACCTGGTGGTCATCCCGGAGGTGGCGTACCCGACGTACGAGGTGGGCGCGCTGCTCGCCGGTGCCCGGGTGCTGCGCGCCGACGGCACCGCGCAGTTGGGCCCGGAGAAGCCGGCACTGATCTTCGTCAACTCGCCGTCCAACCCCACCGGCAAGGTGCTCGGCGTCGAGCACCTGCGCAAGGTGGTCGAGTTCGCGCGTGAGCGCGGCGCGATCGTCGCGTCCGACGAGTGCTACCTGGGCCTGACCTGGGAGGCCGAGGCGGTGTCGATCCTGGATCCGCGTGTGTGCGGCGGCGACCACACCGGTCTGATCGCGATCCACTCGCTGTCGAAGACGTCGAACCTGGCCAGCTACCGGGCCGGGTTCCTCGCCGGCGATCCCGCGCTGATCGCCGAACTGCTCGAGGTGCGCAAGCACGCGGGCATGATGATGCCGACGCCGATCCAGGCTGCGATGGCGGCTGCGCTCACCGACGACGACCAGGAGAAGGCGCAGCGCGAGCGGTACCGCGAGCGCCGCGAGGTCCTGCTGGCCGCGGTCCGCGCGGCGGGCTTCACGGTCGACGACTCCGAGGCCGGCCTGTACCTGTGGGCGACGCGCGGCGAGGAGTGCCGCGCCACCGTCGACTGGTTCGCCGAGCGCGGCATCCTGGTCGCACCGGGCGACTTCTACGGCCCGCGCGGTCAGAAGCACGTCCGGATTGCGCTCACGGCGTCGGACGAGCGCATCGAGGCGGCGGCCGCGCGCCTGTCCTGA
- the fdxA gene encoding ferredoxin: protein MTYTIAEPCVDVLDKACIEECPVDCIYEGGRMLYIHPDECVDCGACEPVCPVEAIFYEDDVPDQWTGYVSANVDFFDDLGSPGGAAKLGKVDYDPPMIKALPPMNED from the coding sequence GTGACCTACACGATTGCCGAACCGTGCGTCGATGTGTTGGACAAGGCCTGTATCGAGGAGTGTCCGGTCGACTGCATCTACGAGGGCGGTCGCATGCTCTACATCCATCCGGACGAGTGCGTGGACTGCGGTGCGTGTGAGCCTGTCTGCCCCGTCGAGGCCATCTTCTACGAGGACGACGTTCCGGACCAGTGGACCGGTTACGTCAGCGCGAACGTCGATTTCTTCGACGATCTCGGCTCGCCGGGTGGTGCCGCGAAGCTCGGCAAGGTCGACTACGACCCGCCGATGATCAAGGCCCTGCCGCCCATGAACGAGGACTAG
- a CDS encoding bifunctional FO biosynthesis protein CofGH — MAHDRRVSHTSDDTDRSTILPIPSVPGRSGHIEAPSASAMRRVLRRARDGATLNVDEATTLLHARGADLEDLCASAAKVRDAGLVAAGRPKTVSYSRKVFVPITRLCRDKCHYCTFVTVPGKLRAAGHGMYLEPDEILDIARQGAELGCKEALFTLGDRPEDRWPEAKQWLDERGYDSTLDYVRAMAIRVLEETGLLPHLNPGVMSWEEISRLKPVAPSMGMMLETTSKRLFTDKGECHYGSPDKDPEVRLRTLTDAGRLSVPFTTGILVGIGESYAERADSIMAIRKLHKAFGHVQEVIVQNFLAKPDTAMRDAPDANLEEFLAAIAVARLLLGPGMRIQSPPNLVSEAECLALIGAGVDDWGGVSPLTPDHVNPERPWPNLDTLAEITARAGYTLVERTAAQPQYVLAGHPWIDPRIGVHVRALADPETGLAREGVKPVGLPWQEPDEEWVSSGRVDLNTEIDTDGRNTETRSDLGSAFGDWETVREQVLELGRAAPTRVDTDVLAALRSAERDPAALTDDEYLALATADGDGLEAVVALADALRKEAVGDDVTYVVNRNINFTNICYTGCRFCAFAQRKGDADAFTLSAEEVADRAWEAHVAGATEVCMQGGIDPELPVTGYSDLVRAVKRRVPAMHVHAFSPMEIVNGASRGGQSVRDWLTELKAAGLDTIPGTAAEILDDEVRWVLTKGKLPTSAWIDVITTAHEVGLRSSSTMMYGHVDSPKHWVGHLRVIRGIQDRTGGFTEFVLLPFVHQSAPLYLAGASRPGPTQRDNRAAHALARIMLHGRIANIQTSWVKLGIAGTQAMLQGGANDLGGTLMEETISRMAGSQHGSEKTVAELRTIAEGIGRPARERTTSYALREPTTVLPMA, encoded by the coding sequence GTGGCGCATGATCGTCGGGTGAGTCACACGAGCGATGACACCGATCGGTCCACGATCCTGCCGATTCCGTCGGTTCCGGGGCGTTCCGGGCACATCGAAGCCCCGTCCGCGAGTGCGATGCGGCGTGTCCTGCGTCGGGCGCGGGACGGCGCGACGCTCAACGTCGACGAGGCCACCACGCTGCTGCACGCGCGCGGCGCCGACCTCGAGGACCTGTGCGCGTCGGCCGCGAAGGTGCGCGACGCCGGCCTGGTCGCGGCGGGTCGGCCGAAGACGGTGTCGTACTCGCGCAAGGTGTTCGTCCCGATCACGCGCCTGTGCCGGGACAAGTGCCACTACTGCACGTTCGTCACGGTGCCCGGCAAGCTGCGCGCCGCGGGTCACGGGATGTACCTGGAGCCGGACGAGATCCTCGACATCGCGCGCCAGGGCGCCGAATTGGGTTGCAAGGAGGCGCTGTTCACGCTCGGCGACCGGCCGGAGGATCGCTGGCCGGAGGCCAAGCAGTGGCTCGACGAGCGCGGCTACGACTCCACCCTGGACTACGTGCGGGCGATGGCGATCCGGGTGCTCGAGGAGACCGGCCTGCTGCCGCACCTCAACCCGGGTGTCATGAGCTGGGAGGAGATCTCCCGGCTCAAGCCCGTCGCGCCGTCGATGGGGATGATGCTCGAGACCACGTCGAAGCGCCTGTTCACCGACAAGGGGGAGTGCCACTACGGCAGCCCCGACAAGGATCCCGAGGTGCGCCTGCGGACGCTGACCGACGCGGGCCGACTGTCGGTGCCGTTCACGACCGGCATCCTGGTCGGCATCGGCGAGAGCTACGCGGAGCGCGCCGACTCGATCATGGCGATCCGCAAGCTGCACAAGGCCTTCGGGCACGTGCAGGAAGTGATCGTGCAGAACTTCCTGGCCAAGCCGGACACCGCGATGCGCGACGCGCCCGACGCGAACCTCGAGGAGTTCCTCGCGGCCATCGCGGTCGCGCGCCTGCTGCTCGGCCCGGGCATGCGGATCCAGTCGCCGCCGAACCTGGTCTCGGAGGCGGAGTGTCTCGCGCTGATCGGCGCCGGCGTCGACGACTGGGGCGGCGTCTCGCCGCTCACCCCCGATCACGTGAACCCGGAGCGGCCGTGGCCCAACCTGGACACGCTCGCCGAGATCACCGCGCGCGCCGGGTACACCCTCGTCGAGCGGACCGCGGCGCAACCGCAGTACGTCCTGGCCGGACATCCGTGGATCGACCCGCGGATCGGGGTGCACGTCCGCGCGCTCGCGGACCCGGAGACCGGTCTGGCCCGCGAGGGCGTGAAGCCCGTGGGGCTGCCGTGGCAGGAACCGGACGAGGAGTGGGTGTCGTCGGGCCGGGTCGACCTCAACACCGAGATCGACACCGACGGTCGCAACACCGAGACGCGGTCCGACCTCGGGAGCGCGTTCGGCGACTGGGAGACCGTGCGGGAGCAGGTCCTCGAGCTGGGCCGCGCCGCGCCGACGCGGGTCGACACGGATGTGCTGGCCGCGCTGCGCAGCGCCGAACGCGACCCGGCCGCGCTGACCGACGACGAGTACCTCGCGCTCGCGACCGCGGACGGCGACGGACTGGAGGCGGTCGTCGCGCTCGCCGACGCGCTGCGCAAGGAGGCCGTCGGCGACGACGTCACGTACGTCGTGAACCGGAACATCAACTTCACCAACATCTGCTACACCGGCTGCCGGTTCTGCGCGTTCGCGCAGCGCAAGGGCGACGCGGACGCCTTCACGTTGTCGGCCGAGGAGGTGGCCGACCGGGCGTGGGAGGCGCACGTCGCCGGCGCGACCGAGGTGTGCATGCAGGGCGGCATCGACCCCGAGCTGCCGGTAACCGGCTACTCCGACCTGGTGCGGGCGGTCAAGCGCCGAGTGCCGGCGATGCACGTGCACGCGTTCAGCCCGATGGAGATCGTCAACGGCGCCTCCCGCGGCGGCCAGAGCGTCCGGGACTGGCTCACCGAGCTCAAGGCCGCCGGGCTCGACACCATCCCGGGCACGGCCGCGGAGATCCTCGACGACGAGGTGCGGTGGGTCCTCACGAAGGGCAAGTTGCCGACGTCGGCGTGGATCGACGTCATCACCACCGCGCACGAGGTGGGTCTGCGCTCGAGCTCGACGATGATGTACGGCCACGTGGACAGCCCCAAGCACTGGGTCGGCCACCTGCGGGTGATCCGCGGCATCCAGGACCGGACCGGGGGATTCACCGAGTTCGTGCTGCTGCCGTTCGTGCACCAGAGCGCGCCGCTGTACCTGGCGGGCGCGTCGCGACCGGGACCGACACAGCGCGACAACCGGGCGGCGCATGCGCTCGCGCGGATCATGTTGCACGGGCGGATCGCCAACATCCAGACCAGCTGGGTCAAGCTCGGCATCGCGGGCACGCAGGCGATGCTGCAGGGTGGCGCGAACGATCTGGGTGGCACACTGATGGAGGAGACCATCTCGCGGATGGCGGGCTCGCAGCACGGATCGGAGAAGACGGTCGCGGAGCTGCGCACGATCGCGGAGGGGATCGGCCGCCCGGCCCGGGAGCGGACGACGAGCTACGCGCTGCGGGAACCGACGACGGTCCTGCCGATGGCCTGA
- a CDS encoding PH domain-containing protein, which yields MADPKWRPSTRAPRLWATTAALLWLPVFLAQIVWAVVDGNWTTWPHVTVFAATLVAAAVDLLVVPRWRYRVHRWEISADAVYTRTGWFNQERRIAPITRIQTVDTERGPLDRLFGLATVTVTTASSAGAVKIAALDLDVADRAVEHLTEIAAAAAGDAT from the coding sequence ATGGCCGACCCGAAGTGGCGACCGAGCACCCGGGCGCCGCGGCTGTGGGCCACGACGGCCGCCCTGCTCTGGCTGCCGGTCTTCCTCGCGCAGATCGTGTGGGCAGTCGTGGACGGCAACTGGACCACGTGGCCGCACGTCACGGTGTTCGCGGCGACGCTGGTCGCCGCCGCCGTCGATCTCCTCGTCGTGCCGCGGTGGCGGTATCGCGTGCATCGGTGGGAGATCAGCGCCGACGCGGTCTACACCCGCACCGGCTGGTTCAACCAGGAGCGTCGCATCGCCCCGATCACGCGCATCCAGACCGTCGACACCGAACGCGGCCCCCTCGACCGGCTGTTCGGCCTCGCGACGGTCACCGTCACCACGGCCTCGTCGGCTGGCGCCGTCAAGATCGCGGCGCTCGACCTCGACGTCGCCGACCGTGCCGTCGAACACCTCACGGAGATCGCTGCTGCCGCCGCCGGGGACGCCACGTGA